The Thermodesulfovibrionales bacterium genome segment AAAGGATTCTGAATCATCAAGACCGGCCTTTGCAGTGTTGCCTTTGAAGCCCATCGAGGCAAGCTGCCGGGCGAGAAGATCATCGGTATTTACGGAGAAAATCATATTCCCCTTGACATGGGGCACAGGGCAGATGTATACAATCCATAGACCGGGGAAGTCAAAAAAACCACAAGGAGAAGGATATGATCCCATCTATTCGTTTATCCCTGATCGCACTCGTGACGGCTCTTTCAAGCGGACTCGTCCCGATTGTAACCGCACATGCCGATGACGGCCAGAGTCTCCTGCAGGAGGTTAATCATATTGTTGTGATCTATCAGGAAAACCACAGCTTCGACAATCTCTTCGGCGGATGGGAACACGTTGATGGTATTCGGGTAGGCGATACTCATAAAGGTGGACATGTGCCTCAGGTCGATCAGGAGGGTAGGATCTTCGCCTGCTTGCCGCAGAATGACGTGAATCTTACATCTGCAAAGCCCTTTCCTAAAGACTGCTCAGAAGGAGCCGATGCGATAGGTGACCAATTCAAGAACAAGCCCTTTTCTCTTGATAAACTCCTCTCCTTCTCCGATCTGACGTGCGTACCTCCGGGACTGCGGGCGGACAACGGCTTGGCGAAGGGTTATGGTCTCCGTGGCGGGTGTACGAGGGACATGGTGCATCGCTTCTATCAAGAGCAGTACCAGATCAACAAGGGCAGGATGGATCGCTACGTTGTCGGGAGCGATGCTGTTGGCCTGGTGATGGGCTATTATGAAACCAACAACCTCCCGATCTACAAATACCTGCACCGCGCCGGCCATCCGCGCTATGTCATCGCCGATAATTTTTTCCAGGCTGCATTCGGCGGGTCCTTCCTGAACCACCAATGGCTGATCGCTGCACGCACGCCTGAATGGGTTGATGCCGTGAATGATGGATCTGCATTTGATCAGCATTCGGTTGTTGACAGCAACGGCATGCCCAAAAGCTCCATGCTCTACACCCCGCCGGCAAACGCCCTTGTGATGGACCAAGCTCTAACGGCTTCCTGCAAGCCTTCGGAAAAGCGCGGTCCTACCCCGGCAGGCGTGGTCTGTGGCAATTTCGTGGTCAACACCATTCAGTCTCGCGCATGGCCCTATGATCCGAATGTGAGCGACAGCGAAAAACGTCTGCCTTTGCTCACAACGACGACCATCGGGGACGAACTCACCGCAGCCGGCGTCGATTGGGCATGGTATTCCGGCGGCTGGGCAAATGCTGAGGGCGCAGACAAACAGCCGGGCTATACGAACAGACCTCGCTATACCAGACCGGGCGGAGGGCCACAATGCCCGGCTACGGCGTATGAGAACGCCCGGTGGCCAAAATGTCCCGATAAACTGTTTCAATTCCATCACCAGCCCTTTAACTATTACGCAAATTATGCCCCCGGGACAAAGGCGCGTGAAGACCATCTCCGAGATGAGGAAGAGTTTATTCTGCTCGCAAAAGGGTCCAGGTCTGAACCCTGCAAACTCAGGAAAGTGAGTTTTGTTAAGCCAAATGGCGGGGACAACGAACATCCCGGCTACGCCAGCCTATGGAAGGGCAACAACCACCTGGTGGATCTGATCAAGTACGTTGTCAATAGCTCATGCGCTAAAGACACGATGATTATCGTCACCTATGACGAGTTCGGCGGGCAAGCCGATCACGTCCCGCCTCCGGCGACAGGCAATCCCGTTGGTCCCTATGACCAGTGGGGACCTGGGACGCGCATCCCTGCGCTGGTAATCGCTCCTCATTTGAAGAACGAATTCGCTGTCGATCACGAGGCGCACGACACGACGTCGATACTTGCGACGATAGAGCATCGTTTCGGCCTGTCTTCACTCGGCAGCCGGGATGCAGCTGTCAAGGATTTGAGCACGATCTTCAAGGCGAAAGGAGTGCCGGCTCAAGCCCCGAAACAATACTGAACGGTAACGTCGAAAGCCGGAAGCGCACCGATGCAGGGACGACGGAGACGGAACCGTTGAGGCCCCTTACAGGATCGAAATTCCCCATGTCCCTTGGTTTTGATGACCCGGCATGAACATTTGACTAGAATTTCTCTATGAGGTAATATCTTGTATGCATCAACACGCTGACTTCGTGCCGCTCCATCTTCACACGGAATACAGTCTTCTTGACGGTTCCATCAAGATCGAAGAGCTTGCTGAACAGGCCTCGCGCTTCAAGATGCCGGCAGTCGCCATGACCGACCACGGTAATCTCTTTGGTGCAGTGGAATTCTACAAGAAGATCTCGAAGGCAGGGATAAAGCCCATCATCGGATGCGAGGTGTATGTTGCCCCTGCAAGCCGCTTCGAGAAGGGTGGCACGGGCGCATCGGAGGCATCGTTCCATCTCATCCTCCTTGCCAGGGACAACGCAGGATACCGAAATCTTGTGACCCTTGTTTCGAAGGGTTACACCGAAGGGTTTTATTATAAGCCGAGGATAGACAAGGACCTCCTCACGCAGTACTGCGGGGGACTGATCGGACTTTCGGCCTGTCTCAAGGGAGAAGTGCCCTATTACCTGAACAGGGACATGACGGACAAGGCGCGGCAGAGCGCCCTTGAGTACAAGCGCATCCTCGGTCCTGAGAATTTTTATTTTGAGCTGCAGGATAACGGTCTCGAGGCCCAGGCAAAGGTGAACCGAAAACTCGTCGAACTTGGTGAAGAACTCCATATCGGTGTTGTCGCAACGAATGACTGTCACTATCTCAAGAAGGAAGACGCACGCGCGCACGATATCCTTCTCTGTATCCAGACGGGCAAGACCGCGAGCGATACGTCGAGAATGCGGTTTGAGACTGAGGAATTTTATCTCAAGTCTCCGGAAGAGATGAAAAAGGCCTTCGCCGATATCCCTGGCGCCCTGTCAGCCACGCGGCAGATTGCCGAGAGGTGCAATGTCCAGTTCACCCTTGGAAAGGCGCTGCTTCCGCTCTTTGCCGTTCCCGGAGGAACACCGGAATCCTATCTCAAGGAACTCGCCCACAAAGGACTGAGAGAGAAATTGGGAGACAGCCCCCCCGAGGTCTATAGGGAGAGATTACGGGTTGAACTGGGCATTATCAACAAAATGGACTACGCATCCTATTTTCTCATCGTATGGGACTTCATCAGGTATGCCCGGAGTAAAGGCATACCCGTAGGCCCCGGTCGTGGGTCTGCTGCCGGGAGTCTTGTGGCATACTGCCTCGGGATAACAGAGATTGATCCCATTCGATATAACCTCCTTTTCGAACGCTTCCTGAACCCCGAGAGGATCAGCATGCCTGATATCGACGTCGATTTCTGCAAGGACAGAAGGGGAGAGGTCATCTCATACGTCTCTCAGAGATACGGTGAAGACCATGTGGCACAGATCATAACCTTCGGAACAATGGCTGCAAAAGCTGCGATCAGAGATGTGGGGAGGGGGCTCGATATGCCCTATGCCGAGGTCGACAGGATAGCCAAGCTTGTTCCCAATACCGTGAACATCAAGATCGATGAAGCCTTGCGCGATGAACCACAGCTCAGGGAACTGTACGAGAGTGACCCGAAGGTGAAGGACCTTCTCGATATCGCCAGGAGACTCGAAGGTCTCTGCAGACATGCCTCTACGCATGCCGCTGGCGTTGTTGTTTCTCCTGAGTCCCTCAATGAATACGCCCCCCTTTACAAGAATCCGACGGACGGCACCATAACGACACAGTTCGATATGGGCTCTGTTGAAGCCATCGGTCTCCTGAAATTCGACTTCCTCGGCCTCAAGACCTTGACGGTCATCGAAAAGACGATCGACTATATAAGGGCCAATGGCGGTATCTTCTCCCTTGAGGATATCAGGTTCGACGATACTGACACCTACGGCCTCCTCAGTTCCGGTCAGACGACCGGCGTTTTCCAACTCGAAAGCGAAGGGATGCGTGATATCCTTGTGAGGATGCAGCCGAACAGGT includes the following:
- a CDS encoding alkaline phosphatase family protein, with protein sequence MIPSIRLSLIALVTALSSGLVPIVTAHADDGQSLLQEVNHIVVIYQENHSFDNLFGGWEHVDGIRVGDTHKGGHVPQVDQEGRIFACLPQNDVNLTSAKPFPKDCSEGADAIGDQFKNKPFSLDKLLSFSDLTCVPPGLRADNGLAKGYGLRGGCTRDMVHRFYQEQYQINKGRMDRYVVGSDAVGLVMGYYETNNLPIYKYLHRAGHPRYVIADNFFQAAFGGSFLNHQWLIAARTPEWVDAVNDGSAFDQHSVVDSNGMPKSSMLYTPPANALVMDQALTASCKPSEKRGPTPAGVVCGNFVVNTIQSRAWPYDPNVSDSEKRLPLLTTTTIGDELTAAGVDWAWYSGGWANAEGADKQPGYTNRPRYTRPGGGPQCPATAYENARWPKCPDKLFQFHHQPFNYYANYAPGTKAREDHLRDEEEFILLAKGSRSEPCKLRKVSFVKPNGGDNEHPGYASLWKGNNHLVDLIKYVVNSSCAKDTMIIVTYDEFGGQADHVPPPATGNPVGPYDQWGPGTRIPALVIAPHLKNEFAVDHEAHDTTSILATIEHRFGLSSLGSRDAAVKDLSTIFKAKGVPAQAPKQY
- a CDS encoding DNA polymerase III subunit alpha is translated as MHQHADFVPLHLHTEYSLLDGSIKIEELAEQASRFKMPAVAMTDHGNLFGAVEFYKKISKAGIKPIIGCEVYVAPASRFEKGGTGASEASFHLILLARDNAGYRNLVTLVSKGYTEGFYYKPRIDKDLLTQYCGGLIGLSACLKGEVPYYLNRDMTDKARQSALEYKRILGPENFYFELQDNGLEAQAKVNRKLVELGEELHIGVVATNDCHYLKKEDARAHDILLCIQTGKTASDTSRMRFETEEFYLKSPEEMKKAFADIPGALSATRQIAERCNVQFTLGKALLPLFAVPGGTPESYLKELAHKGLREKLGDSPPEVYRERLRVELGIINKMDYASYFLIVWDFIRYARSKGIPVGPGRGSAAGSLVAYCLGITEIDPIRYNLLFERFLNPERISMPDIDVDFCKDRRGEVISYVSQRYGEDHVAQIITFGTMAAKAAIRDVGRGLDMPYAEVDRIAKLVPNTVNIKIDEALRDEPQLRELYESDPKVKDLLDIARRLEGLCRHASTHAAGVVVSPESLNEYAPLYKNPTDGTITTQFDMGSVEAIGLLKFDFLGLKTLTVIEKTIDYIRANGGIFSLEDIRFDDTDTYGLLSSGQTTGVFQLESEGMRDILVRMQPNRFEDLIALVALYRPGPMAWIDDFIKRKKGEAKLSYELPQLKEILDETYGIILYQEQVMMIANKIANFSMGQADILRRAMGKKKPEEMEKQKEVFIKGAVANGITEKKAARIFETMEPFAMYGFNKSHSAAYAYIAYQTAYLKAHFPVEFMAATLSTDMDNTDKIVKSIGECRKMSIDILPPDINESGREFRVIGTSIRFGLEAVKGVGSAAIESILEAREKEGPFRSLEDFLQRMDGKKANKKVAESLIKAGAFDSLGTHRAEAMTFLDSSGGSSRVGSLFGQDDPGRREISRWDEMETLRNEKETLGFYITGHPLTKYREVTSALQVRRLSDLEAVADKEEVQVAGVVSAIKKIKTKGKAETMAYLTLEDEDGSVDVLVFPEMYRNMAEILNKESLLAVKGTADKTEKGIKIISKEISPLQDLISNRGPQKVEVTIKAPAMPEDLKSLKELLSSYNGKKGRCQLYLRIEAGGALVDIATGLSVEPSSDLIGRVEGLIGKGTVKIS